The Musa acuminata AAA Group cultivar baxijiao unplaced genomic scaffold, Cavendish_Baxijiao_AAA HiC_scaffold_412, whole genome shotgun sequence genome contains the following window.
GGCCCGCTTACAATTGGCATCGTCGAGTCGGGCTTAaaatcaattgatctcgatccaaattctaACGCTCGGTTCGGGTTATGCCCGGTCTCGGTAACGGTAGAAAATAGATATtaactcttttcctctctttttcaattttttattttgttttataaaaaaaatattttttattataacgaATTTATCATTTaccattaagataatatcatataattaattgAAACGAGTCGATAGGGAaaataaaatctgataattaattataatcaattgatatgaaacattagagtcgatcaccgtACAACATATATTATCTTGTAGAGATTAGCATATAAAGACGATTTAAGTTTAGCTCCTCTCTCactcatatgcataaaatatcaatgggggaCGTCAGGGTAATTGCAATCTATATTCTTTATAAAGCggatcgagatcaattgatttcaagcccaactcgacgatgccaattgtgagcgggccaaaccaaaaaggatagtgcacccgtcagccctcccgtagtcgagaaccctaaccatcttttctttttttctttcagtcttctgtgtttctttataaagaatatagcTTGCAATTATCCTAACGTTCCCCatttatattttatgcatatgagtgacaggggagctaagcttgaaccgtctttctatgctaacatctacacgataatatatgttggacggtgatcgactctaatatttcatatcaatcgattataattaattatctgatTTTATTTTCCCTATCGACTTATTTCAATTAATTatacgatattatcttaatgataaatgataattttgttataataaaaaatattttttttataaaataaaataaaaaactaaaaaagagaggaaaatagttaatatttattttccatCGTTACCGAGACTAGGTATAACCCGAACCGAGCGATAAaatttggatcgagatcaattTATTTTAAACCCGACTCGACGATGTTTGTAAGCGAGCCAAACCAAAAAGGATAatgcacccgtcagccctcccgtagtcgagaaccctGACCatcctttctttattttttttgccaCCGGTTAAGTGGCGTCGAGCGAGCGTAGATCGCCCTGGCCGGACGCCTCCTGAGATCAGCCAAATCGAGTTGTCGATCTCTGACCTAGCAGACTCGTACGTTCTCCCCTCTTGCAAGATCCGGTACATGTTCTATATCCCTCCTAAAAGTGAGCTTCATGTGTCGATTCTTTCCGATTTGAACTCGTCGCTCTGTTTTCGGTATGGTCGCCGGCGATATGGTGTCGAGAATCGTCAATCGGGTTTCTCGGCACCTTCCATAGCCAGCAATATTGATCTTTCTCTCATAACCAATCTTACGGGTGTTGTTGATTCGTCTTCGCTCGCTCAGCGTCACCTATGCCCTCGGTTGTGACATCCTTCGCTTATTTGCATCGTCCTTTCTGTAAATTCTATTGTTATCCCCATCATCTGGTCTTACATCGATAGAGCACCAGGCTTGGTCAGGTATCTGCTGGACTCGATGGCTGATACAgttacatgcttggatgatcaacaaagctcatcgacgattcgggtgacatgtccactcgatggttgatacagttacatgcttggatgatcaacaaagctTATCGATAATTACCAAATCTAACAGCTTTATGTTATCGACTAATTTGTTATTCTTTCTCGAAAAAATTGGGTGATGCTAAGGATAAATTCTTAAGTTAAGATCAGTATGACATTAAACTGAGATTCGGGTGATATGTCCACTCGATGGTTGATACAGTTgttacatgcttggatgatcaacaaagctcaTCGATAATTACCAAATCCAACAGCATTATGTTATCGAttaatttgtttttctttctcgAAGAAATTGGGTGATGTTGAGGGTACATTCTTAATTTAAGATCATTATGACATTAGACTGGGATTCGGGTGACATGTCCACTATCAATTAATCTAAGGAACTTGAAGACAAACAAAACACCATATGATAGCCTAGTAGTTGGATCAACATAATGCGTCGATCAAGATGGGATGTTTACCAGACGATTACTATTAGTAAGCTGCTAAATGAGATAGAGGCTCCATTATGTCGAGATTCGAAAGAGGAGTTGGCTCCTGACTTCTGAAAGAATAGCTGTTTAGCATGACAGGATACCGATATTGTGGCTCTAAGGAACATGAAAAAATATGTTGAAGCTAGTTTAGATGTATACACAGTGTGATTATATAAAAGATCTTttgtctttttttgttttctccttcccaTCAAGTATGTTTGAAACTCGTAATTTTTGGGACATTGATTGATCTTTTTCTACCTACTTCTCTTTGGAGATTCCACAGCACAAGATTTTGCAGCCCCTACACCTTAATTGCTTTGTTATTCTTGTGTGTTCTATTGATCGGTTAATTGTTTTGCTTTTACTTACTGGTGAAATTTATAATTTcggtgaagttttgaggagccaaAAGGTTTCAAGAAGATGCCACGAACAAGTGCATTGGAGTGCCCTGGATGCCCACCTTTGAGAGCCTTGACGACTGACGTGCTCGgtcttgtaaaaggtggttgttaTTGCTTAAACAttactctttcttgaatggtctaCATGGCATGCATTTCTTAATTACAACTCATGATGTGATATTGCAATGAGTTTTCAGTTGTCGAAGCTCATGGAAAGACTGGAATTCCAAAGGTGGTAGAAACATGGGGGCAGCCAAATGCTTCATCTTGTGTCCTTGCTGCTTCTTATTCTGATCACAAAACTGATCCGGTTTGTTATCACATTCTTTGTTGGATTTGAGTTATTATACATAAATGGATGCTATGACAATCTTAACTACTTAATGGGAGGTAAACAATCAAATCAAAGCTTATGTTAGTCTCCTTTTGGATCTTCATGGCTTCTTGGTAGTTTTGAAGTAAACCAGAAATCGATCTTATTAGTTTCTCTTGAATATTAATGAAAGCTTCACTAGTTTGAAGCTAATATTCATGTTATGTTCTTCTTTCTTAAAGAAGCAGAAACCTATTTTGTGCCTTCACTTTCCAGCTTGAAAGTTTAATTTGGATGATCAATGGAGATATGGTGGTTTAACATTACAAAAGAAAAGTGTATGTTCAAAGATTTTAGAGTTTGATTACGGTGGACAAGCATTCCTAAGTATTATACAAACTTTAATGTGATTATTCACGATTAGTTTGAGATCTAGGATCAATTCCTATAAGGAAGTTTTATAATTCATTGGAACCCTGTTTTGGATTTGCGAATTCTGTTGACTATAATGTCACATTCTATTTCACATTCTTGGATTGGCATGTAATCACTAAAGATGTGTTTCcacctttctttcctttgtttGGAAATTCTTATATGTTACTCTAGTATAATTATATCTTTAATCTCATAACAGTTCGACGTGTAAAATATTCTTCTACCTTCTAGACATGACACTTGTTAATTGTTTGCTGTTCTTTGCAGCTTTTGGCTGTTGCTCGCAAGAATGGTTTGGTAAGTTATCATATATGAAACAAGAGAAAACCCTCTTTTTCTAGGTTGTTGAAACATGGGATATTCTATGAATTCCAGGTTGAGTGTCTAAATCCTATTAATGGAGAGGCTTTGGGCATCACTAAGATCGATCAACCCTTATCACTGGATGGCTCTCTTAATGATGATCATGTTGTTGGATTGCATCTCTTCAAAACTAAAGGAATCGATGTTCCATCAAGGTAACATAAATAAATGCCATAGTTCATAGCTCATAGCAGATGTAGCATTTTTTTGAACTTGTATCCGAACATTTTACCAATCTGCTGTACCTAAGATATATTCTGTAGAAActtgttcatgtgaaagaatatCACAGATGGTTGAATTAAAATTTTAGCACCTGCCCAATTGGCATTTAGAGGGTCAAACCTATGACACTATCATGTTTAAAAGACTGCTGCAGGCATATGTATCTGCAGGACATTGAATAAAAAAGTTCAGATAGATTATTCTTGCTTTCAGCACTTACTCCTGTATTTGACATCCCAAGGTTCCAATGTATATAGATAGTGAAACTTAATACGAAGGTTTATCTAGTGATTCAAGAGCAAAGCTTTGTGGACAAAGAAAGTTGTATTAGAACTAGAAGAGAGGAGAACTAGCTGACGTATATTCACAATGATTTTGCATATGCATGCATCTGTATGCAAGAATGGAAATTCTGTACATCTATCGAGTAAAATTTAGTTCATGGTGGTACTGTTACTTACAAACTTTAGTTGTGATCTCGAATTGCATGCACATTCTTATATTCATTCAATCCTTATGTTTTTCAGGTCAGTTTCATTACTTACCTGTCTGGAAAAGGGTAATGCTTGCTTGAGGTCCATTCCCGTCGGTGATGCGCCAGAAAACTCAACTACTGCTTCTCATATTACATGGAATGTATGCTCTTCTGGTAAAATAATATGTTCTTCAGTGGATAAAAGTGAGAATTATGCCTTATTTGGAGGGTAAGTTTCCGTAAGCTGTTAAAGAAATGTATATGAGTTTGTTGCAATTATATTCATGGGTGACAGCCTCTTTAATAAAAATTTGAAAGGTTGTTATATTGCCTAATTTTGGCCTAGTActttaatttgtgttttcttttctctCAGGAATGGCATTGAATTGAACATGTGGGATCTTGGAAAATGCAGTAAGATCTGGAGTGCAAAATCTGTGAGTCACTTCATTCTTATTAGTGCAATTTAATGAGAGTTTCTGGTCTAtttgtattttgattatgaagattCTATCGGTTTGCTCTTTGTCTTTTGTAGCCTCCTAATAGACTTGGTATATTCTCTCCAACTTGGTTTACTGCTGCAACTTTTCTGAGTGAAGATGACCATAGAAAAGTTGTGGCTGGCACGATCAATCATCAGGTATGGCACTATGAAATATGTTTACTAGTTGTAGCTTACAAGCTAAAAAATGCTAATAGTTGGGAGTATAACTTTTATTGTAAGTCTTTCGACAACTTTTGCAATTGTTGCCATGAGATCGAGGATACATTTGAAAGTCTTAAGTTTGATTTTATGATAACAGTGCCTGACCAAACTTTTTTACAAATACTGCTTGCACATTTGGAGTGTTAACCAACTTGTAGTTAATAAACAGTTTTCTTCTGTTTATTGATTAATGTTGAAATATTCTTGACCATATGGTCTATCCTGGTTAATGAATCTTTTGTATATGGTTAATAGTTCTTGACCCATTGCTTTAGAAGTTGAGAAAATGATGTAAACTAATTACTCAGTCCGCATGAGATTTTAATGACCAGTATGCTGTTATTCTCTTATTTGTTAAAAATTATATCTTGTGATAGGTTCGTCTTTATGACACTTCAGCACAGAGGAGACCTATAATTTCAGTCGACTTTAGAGAATCTCCAATTAAAGCAGTTTGTGAAGATCTAGATGGCTATACAGTCTATGTAGGCAATGGTTCTGGGGATCTTGCTTCATTTGATATGAGAACAGGTAAAAGTCATAGTTCTAAATGTACACCATGCGGctatgctttaattttatttacctgaTTCATTCATCCTCTTTAGTTTGTTGTTTTTTATGATCATAATCTCATGATTCTGAAATTTAATGTATGAGAACTAGTGAAAGTCATAGTTCTACAAGGTCACTGTGCAACTACATTGTTAATTATATTTAGCTGTTTTgtttatttctcttttgttttctttttttgtggatATAATTTCTTGATTGGATATAATTTCTTGATCAGATCCTTTCTCTGATTGTCGTTTAGTTATCATCTCATATCTAAGACTCTTTGATTCTTATAGACATTTATCAGATGTCTAGCTACTTGTTCCTACTCCCATAATAAATTAAGTCCTATTACCATAATGGACAAAATTATCACggtttcttattttatttcatcGATAAAACCTTTTTAGTTTTTGGGCTGTCCGATGAACCTCAACTTGTTATTCCTTTATGGTCAAATTGTTGGAGTTAAAACTTTCAGTAGAACAGAAAATTCTTTCAAACAGTTTTATGTCAGACAATATATGTGGCTACATCATAAGCAATTTTAGAAGCAATCAGCTGATGTTGAAGGCCTTTATGAAATCGTAAAAAAAGTTTAAGACTCAACATGAATTAAGAATATTGAACCAGGAATAGTCAGTTCCAACAAGGAAACTAAAGGTTTGAATGTGACATGTGTTGCAGGTATGGTATGCAAAAAGGAAATTATGCTAACTTCTATATTACATAGTTTTCTCAGTTGATTACATGAtgttctaatttcttttcattgtcAATGAACTGGCTCAACTATTCTTAACTATGTGCGGTATAGTCATCCTCCTGGTTTTTGTGCAGTAATGCTTTCTGTCATTTCTGAGAAGTTCATGCTTTATGTTTACATTTTTGGTGACCTGTGCTCTTGGATTAAGGATTTGGTCCAAAGAATGTTAATGAAGTGAGCTCATTATCAGAGACGGAACTAGCTTGACTCACTTGGAACTTTTATTTTCTGTTATTAACTTAGTTCAAGTAATAATATTTCATCTAATTAACTGAGTAGATTTTTCCAATGTGAGCTTGAAGCTAGGACATGCTTATAGCTGAAAAATTTTATTTAACAATTCAAATTCCTAGTGTTGTTAAAATATTGGGTAGTACCAttcattttagttttttgaattGTAGTATTTACCGTTATTCTGATGCTTATTATTTTGAAATATCTGAGTTTTCTTGTAATGGTTTCACATTTGTATCACCTGTTAGACAGTTAATAATTAGCTTCTATCAATGATGAATTGGCCCCTGGTGATTCAAGTGATTCAGGGTTACTAATATTTAGAACTAACTCCTGATGTTGACTAGATGGCAGTCGATTTCCTTGTTTTCAGGAAAACTGATGGGATGCTTTATTGGTAAGTGCTCTGGAAGCATCAGATCTATAGCGAGACATCCAGAACTTCCCGTGATAGCATCTTGTGGTAAGAAGTTGTATACTGTTAATTCAACATATTCAGTCAACTTTACTTCTACCATGGCACAAAATAGTGTTTTGTTTCCtcgaaaaaaaggaaagagaatagTGTTCCATGTTGGAAGTTTTTAGTTTATAACTCAGATATACCAAATTTAATATATTTGGTGGTTTTCATTTAATGTAACTTTTCAAGCTTTCTATTGTTCTTTGATTTGTTGAGTAACGATCCTCCATGGATTATCAGCCATTTTTGGATTTTATCCTTTAAAAATTCTCATTGCTTCATTTCAAGAGAAATTACTGGGTGCATACTGTTTCATCTTGAAGGTTAATGTTTGACATACTTTTCATGGTTTATTGGGAGTTATTTTACAATCAACTTTGTTAAAGATAAACATCCTTTTGTTTGTGTTTCTAATGAAAACCAGAGTGTTATGTCTAACATACGGCCCTCATCCTGCTCATCTTCGActcgggtttataaatttattatcatCCCTGACCCACACAAAAATTTAATGGTACTAGCTGTCTTACCACTACATGAATTTCCTACGAGAATACATGTATTATTATTGGCATATGCTTCAGTTATATTTGCAAGATAGTTGGGGGTTCATTTTTTCCATTGGGGTGAGATGGGATGGTGCAGGCAGGCTTGGGGTTGGGTTAGGTGATATCTGTCCTTGTCTTGGACCTAAATCGGTTTTGGAAAATTGTACCCCAATTCAACCGTGATTATGCCTGTTTTCCTGTCAAATCTGTTCAAACCCGACCCAGTTGAATTGGATTGAGCCAAGTCCCCTGACCTTGCCTCATCTTTGACTCGGGTTCATAAACTTAGTACCATCTCCGACCCAACAAAGATTGATGTAACTGTTATCTCATAGCTTATGAATACATTTTTTACTATTGATATATTCTTTAATTATATTAACAAGATAGTAGGGAAATTACTTATATGAAATTGCTGGGGTTTTTTTCTGGTGCGGTCGGATACGTGGAGAAAGGATGGGGGAGGCTTGAGATGGGGATGGGGATAGGTGATATTGTTCTTGTCCTGGTCCTGATTAGTTTTGAACAATTATAACCCAACCCTGGGTCCGACATCGACCTTGACCCAATCCCCAATTTGATTGGATTAGCCATTGGGGCAGTACACCACAAGCCTAGTGTGAAATTCTCATTTCTAGCTATGTCATGTTGACAGattttattgaagaaaatatCTCAATGGTAGCAGTAAGCATCATCAAGTTTTAGGTAGTTCCCACCTCATTAGACTCGGCATCAGATGGACATCATTTGTAATATTTGGATGTGTTGTTTTGGAAGTTCTCTTGTTGGTAATTTAAAAAGATGATACATTCTGAAAAGTGTACTGCCATACTTTGGGATACTTGTTTGTGGTGACGTGTACCTTGCAAATTCAAGTTTACTTTTTACTAAATGTTAACTATAATTTTGAACGTGGAAGACGTAAGAgaatctttttctcttattttgttgGTCCTAGAGCTTTGTCTGAAATTTCTTGTCATGTTTGAAACTGTAATATATATTCTTGCTATGAGTTTTTTTTGGTAAAACTATAGTTaagcatgaaatatttttaatttcatatgtcatgTCTTCACAAGTAATATGTCAAACTATGCTTTGGTGGAAGCCTTAGTTCTTTACTCGCCACATTATGCATTAGTGTTTTGGTCGTAGGTTTATAaggtcatgcttaatgatgatattgGTTTATAGGATTGGACAGCTCTTTGCGTGTGTGGGATGCAAAGACGAGACAACTTCTATCTGCGGTATGCTATAACTACTAtcagttcataaatggatcttgcttcaacaaaattttcaatatcCATTGGCTTACATATAATAGAACATTTTTAAAGAAGGGAATTTAAGTTTGGTGGTGCTTTGCAATTTAGTTCTTCCTCTTGGTTTAGATTCATGTTTCATGTAAAGCCCATTAATTTATAGGTTATACTGGGGTAACTGGATGCATATTGTAGAGGAATGCATAGGTTCAAGAACTTGTGCTTGCAAACAGTTcacattttctttttggtttgtatAAACCTATCATtgagtatatttctttttttaataggttttccTCAAGCAACATCTAACAAATGTGGTGATCGATTCACATTTCTCAGACGAAGGTATTACTTATTTAACAATTTGGATTTGACGCTACAAATTCACATTTACATGCTCTATGGCTCTATACAACTTGATACTTCGGTAGATTCACATTGGAAATGAATGTGATATTAGTACATATAACTTGATTGACCTATTTCAAATAACTAACATGGTTAACATCTCGTGTGTCTGTTTCTGCTCCATACAAATAATGGATTAGTAGGTCAACTAAGTCCTATCTAAAACATAGCTAACCTCCATACAAATAATGGATTAGTAGGTCAACTAGCTTTAGGGTTAACACCGTGAACATCATGTACACCATGATAATAGTGTACTTGAGTGAGATTTTGAGCCAGTTCTGTTGAGGACATCTCCATTTGGTTAGGGTAGACTGTGACTTCCTAATAATCCCACTTAGGCAAATGACCTGACAGGGATGCTGATAATGCATGGGCTTAGGCAATTTGGGTCACATGACAAGGCCCACTTGGTACAATTTGGATCACTTGTTATGATGAACGAAGCCCTAAATGCATACTAAATTTGAAATAAAACCCAATCAAAACATATTCCATGTGTTCAGATTTATATAGTTTGATAAAATATCAGGGTTTCAAGAGTATACATACCTGAGCAACAGCATGCCCATGTGTGCTAGTTACTAGTAATATCAGTCCATGGACTTCTTACATCATTGGCAATAAATTTACTGTATTACACTATTAACAGCAAATGATTTAGACAAGCCTTACCATCAGGACTCTTCTGGTTCCCAGTGGTCATGGGCATCTCATTAGTTATTGTTGAATCTTTAGTCATGGTACCTCCATTTAGGTTTGGTCAAGTATTCTACCACACAAAAAAATCTGGCTAGCCTATGAAGTATTTGTGTTTGGGTATCATGAAACACAGACAAATAGGCATGTTTTGTGGCAGTGCTTGTCAGCACAGTGATGTTGGAACAAATTGTACATGTAGATTGTTGGTAGCTTTTTACCTAAATCATGTTCTAGAATAGGTCGGTTTTCTTCTTTAATTAATGTTAGAAAATCTGTAAGGAACTCGTTCGTCATGTAAAACAATTTGATAATGTCTCAAAATTCTTGTTAAACAGGTTCCAATGGCAATACTTGTGATCAACAAGCTGATCTACAAGTATGCGATGATACTGAAACCGTAGATAATGATGAATTGCCAATCTCTAGCGGTAAGAAAGCATCTAAAAGGAAGAGAGTTGGTAAAGTCAAGTAGAAAAGAAAGACTGGGGACCAATACGATGATGAAACAAGTGAAGCCCATGTATTAAGTCAAGCTGAATCTGAAGACAATAGTGTCTTGCCACCCctcaaacaggaaaaatcatcagATGAGCACAGCAAGAGGCTCAAGCAGAAAAAGAGCAAGAAGattttgccatgaaggaagcatgcCGGCCATCAAGAAAGTTGTGGTGAAGGATGGGTGAGTCCGTGATAATTCCATAATTTGTGATGATCAGGACTGAGCCCACCACCACCCACCAGCTAGATGAGTCTTGCTAAACTTGCTCGAGATGTCCAATTCTTTGAGAATTTGCATCGCACAAAGATCTTAAAAATAGTGGTTTCGAAGGTAAAATTAATGAATTGCATTTCTCTGTGGTTACGGAGAATTGTGATAGTTATATGCAATTAGAATTTTGATTTGCATATGGGTTACAGAGGATTCTCCACGAGTCATTTGTAGGCAAAGTGATTGCTTGTGCACAAAAACCTGATTCACATAATGCCGAATTATATAACTTGCAGTCCACACGTCACCAATATTTACCCATGACGATAACAAAAGATCTGACCCGCAAATACAAAACAAGCCATTGAAGGGTAAGGACATTTTGTTAAGTATGAAAAGATACAGCATAATTACAGCTGCTACACAATGACCGGGTAGAGAAAATGATAGTTAGATAGATGCATCATCAAAACAACCAACAACAACAGTGGAATCGAGTGTAAAATTAGACTACATCACACGATTCAAGCTCGAATTAGAAACCCTTACATTTCAGTTGCCTAAGTTAGTCACCATCGCAAACGAATGTATGATGTTGGCCCTCGACCAAGACGGCTGCATCTAACCTTTCTCTTCAGCTGCATATAATACCACCACCATGGTGGATATGGAACTCTTAGTGTTCCATGAGAGCAGCATCAGTTTCAGATAATGGTGctgcagaagaaaagaaaaaggttgcCACAGTTAGCGGTGTAGTAATCAGGAACAAGAACTATGAGCAATGCACTCAGCCAACAGAGTGGACAGTGAAGACCAAAATCAACACCCACACTAGGcagtttgaaaaaaataataccaACACATGCCTGGAAATATTAACCATACCGAGCAAGTCCTCGTATGCATCTTGGAAGAATGATGATTCCAGTAACAATGGAGGTGAGAAAACTTGATCCAGAGTGTCGTTGACTTCAGGATGCATTCTTTGTATTTTTTCAGTGGATGGTTGGAACAGCCTGGCCAGGTTTTTGTTCTCCTTCAGTCCATTCAATCTATTTAACATATCTGGAATGAAGCTTTGCTGGCTATTGGCATTACAGGAAAGATCTGTCATGTTCATCGGGGCCTGAACTTCTGGTGGTGAGGAGAAAACCAGTTGTTGATTTCTCCAGTTGTAGTAATCAGGAACATCGTCGATTTCTTTCTGAAAAGCAGCATCTGTTGTTGATAGAGGTATAAAGAAGTGTTCAGAACCATCATCACTGCTTCTTTCCTGCAACAATTCTGAGTTGCTTGATGAGCTTGATAGTGCAGCTTCACGAACAGAACGACGAATGTTGTGAGCATAATAATCATCAGTCTCTGAAAAATTAAACCACATGGAATAGTGAATAGACAAGTAAAATTTGCTCATCTCTATTTATTATGTAAACAAAGTAGAAACTGGATAATAGCTGTTGGTCTTCAACATCTGAATATCGCCTCAAGTGGGTAATGGCTGAAGGCGCTGACCTTGTGCTTCACCATCTTCATCAATTGTAAATGGAGGTGAAACTGTTTTTGGGGCTGGCAAAGTTTCCTGATTGGTTTGACTACCTACAGGATGCTGCTTTGGTGCTTGGTGGCCTTT
Protein-coding sequences here:
- the LOC135658729 gene encoding uncharacterized protein LOC135658729 isoform X1; protein product: MPRTSALECPGCPPLRALTTDVLGLVKVVEAHGKTGIPKVVETWGQPNASSCVLAASYSDHKTDPLLAVARKNGLVECLNPINGEALGITKIDQPLSLDGSLNDDHVVGLHLFKTKGIDVPSRSVSLLTCLEKGNACLRSIPVGDAPENSTTASHITWNVCSSGKIICSSVDKSENYALFGGNGIELNMWDLGKCSKIWSAKSPPNRLGIFSPTWFTAATFLSEDDHRKVVAGTINHQVRLYDTSAQRRPIISVDFRESPIKAVCEDLDGYTVYVGNGSGDLASFDMRTGKLMGCFIGKCSGSIRSIARHPELPVIASCGLDSSLRVWDAKTRQLLSAVFLKQHLTNVVIDSHFSDEGSNGNTCDQQADLQVCDDTETVDNDELPISSGKKASKRKRVGKVK
- the LOC135658729 gene encoding uncharacterized protein LOC135658729 isoform X2, which encodes MPRTSALECPGCPPLRALTTDVLGLVKVVEAHGKTGIPKVVETWGQPNASSCVLAASYSDHKTDPLLAVARKNGLVECLNPINGEALGITKIDQPLSLDGSLNDDHVVGLHLFKTKGIDVPSRSVSLLTCLEKGNACLRSIPVGDAPENSTTASHITWNVCSSGKIICSSVDKSENYALFGGNGIELNMWDLGKCSKIWSAKSPPNRLGIFSPTWFTAATFLSEDDHRKVVAGTINHQVRLYDTSAQRRPIISVDFRESPIKAVCEDLDGYTVYVGNGSGDLASFDMRTGKLMGCFIGKCSGSIRSIARHPELPVIASCGLDSSLRVWDAKTRQLLSAVFLKQHLTNVVIDSHFSDEGES